A window of the Falco rusticolus isolate bFalRus1 chromosome 1, bFalRus1.pri, whole genome shotgun sequence genome harbors these coding sequences:
- the CABP7 gene encoding calcium-binding protein 7 — MPFHPVTAALMYRGIYTVPNILAEQHPVEIPEDELEEIREAFKVFDRDGNGFISKQELGTAMRSLGYMPNEVELEVIIQRLDMDGDGQVDFEEFVTLLGPKLSTSGIPEKFHGTDFDTVFWKCDMQKLTVDELKQLLYDTFCEHLSMKDIENIIMTEEESHMGTAEECPVDVETCSSQQIRQTCVRKSLICAFAIAFIISVMLIAANQVLRSGMK; from the exons ATGCCTTTCCACCCGGTGACGGCGGCTTTGATGTACCGGGGGATCTACACCGTCCCCAACATCCTCGCCGAGCAGCACCCGGTGGAGATCCCGGAGGACGAGCTGGAGG AGATCCGCGAAGCCTTCAAGGTGTTTGACCGGGATGGCAATGGCTTCATCtccaagcaggagctgggcacgGCCATGCGCTCCCTGGGCTACATGCCCAATGAGGTGGAGCTGGAAGTCATCATCCAGCGCCTCGACATGGACG GTGATGGACAGGTGGACTTTGAGGAGTTCGTGACGTTATTGGGGCCCAAGCTGTCCACCTCGGGCATCCCGGAGAAATTCCACGGCACGGACTTTGACACCGTCTTCTGGAAG TGCGACATGCAGAAGCTGACAGTGGACgagctgaagcagctgctgtaCGACACCTTCTGCGAGCACCTCTCCATGAAGGACATCGAGAACATCATCATGACGGAGGAGGAGAGCCACATGGGCACAGCCGAGGAGTGCCCCGTCGACGTGGAGA cctgctccagccagcagaTCCGGCAGACCTGCGTGCGCAAGAGCCTCATCTGCGCCTTCGCCATTGCCTTCATCATCAGCGTGATGCTCATTGCCGCCAACCAGGTGCTGCGCAGTGGCATGAAGTAG